One genomic window of Candidatus Pseudobacter hemicellulosilyticus includes the following:
- a CDS encoding ATP-binding protein, whose product MAVHPLKKRLIFITLVYWFLLLYIIAALIFWFTALDKQNAQMTTYRLNELKLDDPTYVSKYDTIQDERRRKSAQYTGEGLTFLAITLIVAVFVYRAVRRQIKLQQQQQNFMMAVTHELKTPIAVTRLNLETMQKRQLDEAQRQKLLSKTLEETNRLNTLTNNILVSAQLEGGRYGRSREPVDFSTLVSNCAQDFRNRFPERKMEQQVEPGLQLEGDPLLLQMLVNNLLENAIKYSAREGKITCKAYRQHHHLSLQVLDEGPGIPDNEKKKVFEKFYRIGNESTRTAKGTGLGLYLCKKIARDHKGTIHITDNSPVGCNFAVHIPA is encoded by the coding sequence ATGGCAGTTCATCCGCTCAAAAAAAGGCTCATCTTCATTACCCTGGTGTACTGGTTCCTGCTCCTGTATATCATTGCCGCGCTGATATTCTGGTTCACGGCACTGGATAAACAGAATGCGCAGATGACCACCTACCGCCTCAATGAGCTGAAGCTGGATGATCCTACCTATGTCAGCAAATACGATACTATCCAGGATGAGCGCCGGCGGAAATCCGCCCAGTATACCGGCGAAGGACTGACCTTCCTGGCCATTACGCTCATTGTGGCCGTCTTTGTATACAGGGCAGTGCGCCGGCAGATCAAACTCCAGCAGCAGCAGCAGAACTTCATGATGGCTGTTACCCATGAGCTGAAAACACCCATTGCGGTCACCAGGCTCAACCTGGAAACCATGCAGAAGCGGCAGCTGGATGAAGCGCAGCGGCAAAAACTGCTGAGCAAGACCCTGGAGGAAACCAACCGGCTGAACACACTCACCAATAATATCCTGGTATCAGCCCAGCTGGAAGGCGGCCGCTACGGCCGCAGCAGAGAACCGGTTGATTTCAGCACCCTGGTCAGCAACTGTGCGCAGGACTTCCGGAACCGCTTTCCGGAACGGAAGATGGAGCAACAGGTAGAACCCGGCCTGCAGCTGGAAGGCGATCCCCTGCTCCTCCAGATGCTGGTCAATAACCTGCTGGAGAACGCTATCAAATATTCCGCCCGGGAAGGGAAGATCACCTGCAAAGCTTACCGCCAGCACCACCACCTCAGCCTGCAGGTACTGGATGAAGGGCCCGGCATCCCCGATAATGAGAAGAAAAAGGTGTTTGAGAAGTTCTACCGCATCGGTAATGAAAGCACCCGGACAGCCAAAGGCACGGGATTAGGGTTATATCTTTGTAAAAAAATAGCCCGGGATCACAAAGGAACCATACATATTACGGACAATTCCCCTGTAGGCTGTAATTTTGCCGTGCATATACCCGCGTAA
- a CDS encoding gliding motility lipoprotein GldH, with translation MKSSRLSSWVPAVLACLFLLNACTPNTDVFEKNVPIPEHSWSKRFKPTIDFTVKDTSIQYRIFVVIRHSDAYRYRNIWLNVQSVAPNGDTSKQALDLRLATDDKGWLGSGMDDLFDHRILITRPGLLQAGTYHFSLEQIMREDPLEYVMNAGIRVEKVQQ, from the coding sequence TTGAAAAGTAGCCGTCTCTCTTCCTGGGTTCCCGCAGTCCTGGCCTGCCTCTTCCTGCTGAACGCCTGTACCCCCAATACGGATGTCTTTGAAAAAAATGTGCCGATACCGGAACATTCCTGGAGCAAACGCTTCAAACCTACTATCGACTTCACGGTAAAAGATACCAGCATTCAGTACAGGATCTTTGTAGTGATCAGGCATAGTGACGCTTACCGCTATCGCAATATCTGGCTCAACGTACAATCTGTTGCGCCCAACGGAGATACCAGCAAACAAGCCCTGGACCTGCGCCTGGCAACAGACGACAAAGGCTGGCTGGGCTCAGGTATGGACGATCTGTTTGATCACCGTATCCTTATTACCCGGCCCGGCTTATTGCAGGCAGGCACCTATCATTTTTCCCTGGAACAGATCATGCGGGAGGACCCGCTGGAATATGTTATGAATGCGGGTATCCGGGTAGAAAAAGTTCAACAATAG